A single genomic interval of Zonotrichia albicollis isolate bZonAlb1 chromosome 33, bZonAlb1.hap1, whole genome shotgun sequence harbors:
- the ZNF385A gene encoding zinc finger protein 385A — MLSLSPEPGRHSLPGARPPLTTRAIATPAASRASRPPAPAGGGTPGSPRSRPGPRPPRAGTPPSAQGSSPPPPAAPPEPPGPPRPPPLPPRGGQSRGGRGRKEEEEEERAKAKRLLYCGLCKVAVNSLSQLEAHNKGTKHKTLVEARSGLGPIRAFPRGGGSGGAPPAEGPERSFHCQICNVRLNSELQLKQVGGAHGPQNYPKSHTDPTRNPKLPQIPH, encoded by the exons atgctgtccctgtccccagagccaggcCGCCACTCACTACCAGG agccaggcCGCCGCTCACTACCAGGGCAATCGCCACGCCCGCCGCCTCAAGGGCCTCGAGGCCGCCCGCGCCCGCCGGGGGGGGGACCCCGGGGAGCCCCCGGAGCCGCCCGGGCCCGCGGCCCCCCCGGGCGGGGACCCCCCCGAGCGCCCAG gggagcagccccccgccccccgccgcgcccccgGAGCCCCCGGGCCCCCCTcgccccccgcccctccccccgcggggggggcagagccgggggggCCGcgggaggaaggaggaggaggaggaggagagggcgAAGGCCAAGCGGCTCCTGTACTGCGGCCTCTGCAAGGTGGCCGTCAActccctgagccagctggaggCCCACAACAAAg GCACCAAGCACAAGACCTTGGTCGAGGCCCGCTCGGGGCTGGGGCCCATCCGCGCCTTCCCGCGGggagggggctcggggggcGCCCCCCCGGCCGAGGGTCCCGAGCGCTCCTTCCACTGCCAGATCTGCAACGTGCGCCTCAACTCCGAGCTGCAGCTCAAACAGGTGGGGGGCGCACACGGACCCCAAAACtaccccaaatcccacactGACCCCACACGGaacccaaaattaccccaaatcccacactGA
- the ITGA5 gene encoding integrin alpha-5 yields the protein MAPAPAPARPRRRCGPRMALPVPLPVLLPLLLPPVAAFNLEASRPVVFRGAPGSFFGFALDFYLPEPHSVSVLVGAPKANTSQPNVTQGGAVFHCPWPPQGGACAPIDFDHIGTRTHDFGGNSSDGAEPVEFKSLQWFGATVRAHNGSILACAPLYSWSPPKEEGGAREPVGSCFLSLGNFSKFVEYAPCRSDLNSAAGQGYCQGGFSAEFTQTGRVLLGGPGSYFWQGQVMSATQEQITAGNFPEYLIQEVPGQLQTRQAEPSHDDSYMGYSVTVGEFSGDTTQDFVAGVPKGNLTYGYVTILNGTNMKSLYNFSGEQMASYFGYAVAATDVNNDGLTDLLVGAPLFMARTNGAAGGARELGRVYLYLQRGGAPPAAPAALTGTHEFGRFGSAIAALGDLDRDGYNDVAVGAPLGAEGRRGLVFIFRGGGAGLRPRPAQVLRGTGAPRGQPDFFGAALRGDSDLDGNGYPDLLVGAFGADTAVVYRGRPIVHASATLAIVPSMFNPEERGCALASGHHVSCINVTFCLNASGRHLPGPIGLALELSVDGARPGGARRALFLGGGAGGAPPSPTRNLSLEVPNGGSPRCRTLPVFLRNESEFRDKLSPIPVSLSLALDPAVSPPPPGLSPLLSPSTRTRLEAKAHIQLDCEDNVCVPDLQLEASADRRAVFLGDRNPLNVTFLARNVGEGGAYEAELHLRPPPGALYSGVLRPHGNFSALSCELGGGNGSSPLVCDLGNPMKAGASIWGGLRFTLPHLSDNSSSVRFELQIRSKNANNSQSAVVPVALAVRAATRVSVLGVSRPDVVTIPEGGWGPDPPQRLQDLGPPVEHVYEVVNEGPGAISQGTLELSCPLGHRGHPLLYVTGHEGLHNCTASHGTDPLGLEREQSPGPHVLQRRDTGDTGDTGDSLVCPEAECFRLSCRSGALERQQRVTLRLSFRIRSPPPRQRELWPLSLRCDAEFRVLQLPYRVRPDSHPRHRLQVVTALSRSRPEAGGGVPVWAVVLAVLLGLLLLGLLCYGLYKLGFFKRSGPYGTAMEKAQLKPQAASEA from the exons atggccccggccccggccccggcccggccccgccgccgctgcgGGCCCCGCATGGCGCTGCCGGTGCCGCTGCCggtgctgctgccgctgctgctcccGCCGGTCGCCGCCTTCAACCTGGAGGCGTCGCGGCCCGTGGTGTTCCGAGGGGCCCCCGGCTCCTTCTTCGGCTTCGCGCTGGACTTTTACCTGCCCGAGCCCCACAG tgTCAGCGTCCTGGTGGGCGCCCCCAAGGCCAACACGAGCCAGCCCAACGTGACCCAGGGGGGCGCCGTGTTCCACTGCCCCTGGCCCCCCCAGGGCGGCGCCTGCGCCCCCATCGACTTCGACCACATCg GGACCCGCACCCACGACTTTGGGGGCAACAGCAGCGACGGCGCCGAGCCCGTGGAGTTCAAATCCCTGCAGTGGTTCGGGGCCACCGTGAGGGCCCACAATGGATCCATCCTG GCCTGCGCCCCCCTGTACAGCTGGAGCCCCCCCAAGGAGGAGGGGGGGGCGCGGGAGCCGGTGGGCTCCTGCTTCCTGTCCCTGGGCAACTTCTCCAAGTTCGTGGAGTACGCGCCCTGCCGCTCAG acCTGAACTCGGCGGCCGGGCAGGGCTATTGCCAGGGGGGCTTCAGCGCTGAGTTCACACAG ACCGGGCGGGTGCTCCTGGGGGGGCCCGGCAGCTACTTCTGGCAAG ggcaggtgaTGTCGGCCACCCAGGAGCAGATCACGGCCGGGAACTTCCCCGAGTACCTGATCCAGGAGGTGCCGGGACAGCTCCAGACGCGGCAGGCGGAGCCCAGCCACGACGACAGCTACATGG gttACTCGGTGACAGTCGGGGAGTTCAGCGGTGACACCACGCAAG ACTTTGTGGCCGGTGTCCCCAAGGGCAACCTCACCTACGGCTAC gTCACCATCCTCAATGGCACCAACATGAAGTCCCTGTACAACTTCTCGGGGGAgcag atGGCCTCGTACTTTGGCTACGCCGTGGCTGCCACCGATGTCAACAACGACGG ACTCACGGACCTGCTGGTGGGGGCCCCCCTGTTCATGGCCCGTACCAATGGCGCCGCGGGGGGGGCGCGGGAGCTGGGCCGCGTGTACCTGTACCTGCAGCGGGGGGGagccccgcccgccgcccccgccgccctcACCGGCACCCACGAGTTCGGGAGGTTCGGCAGCGCCATCGCCGCGCTCGGCGACCTGGATCGGGACGGATACAACG ACGTGGCCGTGGGGGCCCCGCTGGGGGCCGAGGGGCGCCGGGGGCTCGTGTTCATCTTCCGGGGGGGGGGCGCGGGGCTGCGGCCCCGGCCCGCGCAGGTGCTGCGGGGAACGGGAGCGCCCCGGGGCCAGCCCGACTTCTTCGGGGCCGCGCTGCGCGGGGACAGCGACCTGGACGGCAACGGGTACCCGG acCTCCTGGTTGGCGCCTTCGGGGCGGACACGGCCGTGGTTTACAG GGGCCGCCCCATTGTCCACGCCAGCGCCACCCTGGCCATCGTCCCCTCCATGTTCAACCCCGAGGAGCGCGGCTGCGCCCTGGCCAGCGGCCACCACGTGTCCTG CATCAATGTCACCTTCTGCCTCAACGCCTCCGGACGTCACCTGCCCGGGCCCATCg ggctggcgCTGGAGCTGAGCGTGGACGGGGCCCGGCCGGGGGGGGCGCGGCGGGCGCTGTTCCTgggggggggcgcggggggggcGCCCCCCTCCCCCACGCGGAACCTGAGCCTGGAGGTGCCCAACGGGGGGAGCCCGCGCTGCCGCACGCTGCCCGTGTTCCTCAGG aaCGAGTCCGAGTTCCGGGACAAGCTGTCGCCCATCCCGGTGTCGCTGAGCCTGGCCCTGGACCCGGCCGTGTCCCCTCCCCCGCCAGGACTGTCCCCGCTGCTGTCCCCGTCCACGCGCACGCGCCTCGAGGCCAAG gcccACATCCAGCTGGACTGTGAGGACAATGTCTGCGTGCCCGACCTGCAGCTCGAGGCCAGCGC GGACCGCCGGGCCGTGTTCCTGGGGGACAGGAACCCCCTCAATGTGACGTTCCTGGCACGGAACGTGGGCGAGGGGGGGGCCTATGAGGCCGAGCTGCACCTGCGCCCCCCCCCGGGCGCGCTCTACTCGGGGGTGCTGCGGCCCCACGGG AATTTCTCGGCCCTGAGCTGCGAGCTGGGGGGGGGCAACGGCTCGAGCCCCCTGGTCTGCGACCTGGGCAACCCCATGAAGGCGGGGGCCAGc ATCTGGGGGGGGCTGCGCTTCACCCTCCCCCACCTGAGCGACAACAGCAGCAGCGTCCGATTCGAGCTGCAGATCcgcag CAAGAACGCCAACAACTCGCAGAGCGCCGTGGTGCCGGTGGCGCTGGCGGTGAGGGCGGCAACGAGGGTGTCCGTGCTGGG ggTGTCCCGGCCCGACGTTGTCACCATCCCCGAGGGGGGGTGGGGACCCGACCCCCCCCAGCGGCTGCAGGACCTGGGGCCACCCGTGGAGCACGTCTACGAG gtggtGAACGAGGGTCCCGGCGCCATCAGCCAGGGCACGCTGGAGCTCAGCTGTCCCCTGGGCCACCGCGGCCACCCCCTGCTCTACGTCACCGGCCACGAGGGGCTGCACAACTGCACGGCCAGCCACGGCACCGACCCCCTGGGGCTg GagcgggagcagagcccgggtCCCCACGTGCTGCAGCGccgggacaccggggacaccggggacactggggacagcctg gtgtgtcccgaGGCCGAGTGTTTCCGGCTGAGCTGCCGCTCGGGGGCGCTGGAGCGGCAGCAGCGCGTGACCCTGCGCCTGAGCTTCCGCATCAGGAGCCCCCCCCCCAgacag cGGGAGCTGTGGCCGCTGTCCCTGCGCTGTGACGCCGAGTTCcgtgtgctgcagctgccctaCAGAGTGCGGCCGGACAGCCACCCCCGGCACCGCctgcag gtggTGACGGCGCTGTCGCGGTCCCGCCCCGAGGCGGGCGGGGGGGTCCCGGTGTGGGCGGTGGTCCTGGCcgtgctcctggggctgctcctgctcggCCTCCTCTGCTACGGCCTCtacaag ctgGGGTTCTTCAAGCGCTCGGGGCCCTACGGCACCGCCATGGAGAAGGCGCAGCTGAAACCCCAGGCGGCCTCCGAGGCCTGA